A genome region from Penaeus chinensis breed Huanghai No. 1 chromosome 22, ASM1920278v2, whole genome shotgun sequence includes the following:
- the LOC125037232 gene encoding cilia- and flagella-associated protein 251-like has product MVASLKKSSVAASSAEGEVESDEESGDESEEESLEFESYEESTRTEDYEDATESMMSDSSTMYSASEGERLQAKIVFKEKPWWETEGGGGHGSPERQVPDDVSEVSEATETLDMDGSEISEMTTEVSQGSIGEPDTSIKFMRRERDVMRRLRDKGEEEEEEEEEEEEEEDEEDGDDLENEEEEEEDQEKEEVPSIERKYKTNEDEDEDEEECESESEEVKSEDEIEDIPDEELEETDLKLEELDEEIEKSTKTEDVSVVSQNTDITEETKPTKDKEEPIQANQEPVSEPVVKVEEKASPNLEKVETSITVSRGRSLSPERTPGTKTETVSKPDEIPLKENTNNIDIEITNPESLTEHLLSVQQIEGNLQKSDSQTSGYDSSLSLSESKARDLSRDSGCDISVGEAEKTVDKETKNESQKETGPNTDKGIPVEPSETIEIIPEETIEQTEGNVKVQSTVGNKIIIQLKLESDISPDNKAGNISVKASEEQEKIDKKKQEKCEDQKSYAAAVKEATAKSPIQKKRADETSSASKDLDSLESNADQSMAKESVDKVVVNKMDACLAKVDASLAWVDARLTRDGHKTSTENLPQKDVDKDKVTYAGIVKSGAKINIPQLIDKKTIQPNSS; this is encoded by the coding sequence ATGGTGGCGTCGTTAAAAAAAAGCTCGGTGGCTGCGTCATCTGCTGAGGGAGAAGTCGAGAGTGACGAGGAAAGTGGAGACGAAAGCGAAGAGGAGAGCCTAGAATTCGAGTCCTACGAGGAGTCCACGAGGACCGAGGACTATGAGGACGCCACCGAAAGCATGATGAGCGACTCCAGTACCATGTACAGCGCCAGTGAAGGTGAGCGCCTCCAGGCAAAGATCGTGTTCAAGGAAAAGCCCTGGTGGGAGACCGAGGGGGGCGGCGGACACGGGTCGCCAGAGAGACAGGTGCCAGATGACGTGAGTGAAGTGAGCGAAGCCACCGAGACCCTGGACATGGACGGCAGCGAGATCAGTGAGATGACGACTGAGGTGTCACAGGGGTCCATCGGGGAACCAGACACTTCGATCAAGTTCATGCGAAGAGAAAGGGATGTTATGAGGAGACTCAGGgacaagggggaggaagaggaggaggaggaggaggaggaagaggaggaagaagatgaggaagatggagatgatcttgaaaatgaggaagaggaagaagaagatcaggaaaaggaagaagtaccTTCTATTGAAAGAAAGTATAAaacaaatgaagatgaagatgaagacgaagaagagtgtgagagtgaaagtgaggaaGTAAAGAGCGAAGATGAAATTGAAGACATACCCGATGAGGAACTCGAAGAAACAGATCTCAAACTGGAAGAATTGGATGAGGAAATTGAGAAAAGTACCAAGACTGAAGACGTTTCAGTAGTTTCACAAAATACAGATATCACTGAGGAAACCAAACCCACCAAAGACAAAGAGGAACCGATCCAAGCAAACCAAGAACCTGTAAGTGAACCTGTAGTTAAAGTGGAGGAAAAAGCTTCCCCTAATCTTGAGAAAGTTGAGACGTCGATCACAGTCTCGAGAGGTAGATCTCTCTCGCCGGAAAGAACGCCCGGAACAAAGACAGAAACGGTGAGTAAACCGGATGAAATTCCTTTGAAGGAGAATACCAATAACATAGACATAGAAATCACTAATCCAGAGAGTTTAACAGAACATTTACTTAGCGTTCAGCAGATTGAGGGAAATTTGCAGAAATCGGATTCTCAAACGAGTGGCTATGACTCAAGTTTATCTTTGTCAGAGAGTAAGGCTCGAGATCTTTCCAGAGACTCTGGGTGTGATATATCTGTTGGAGAAGCTGAGAAAACTGTTGATAAGGAAACCAAGAACGAGTCTCAGAAAGAGACTGGGCCCAACACCGACAAAGGCATTCCTGTTGAACCATCAGAAACTATCGAAATCATCCCAGAAGAAACTATCGAGCAGACGGAGGGGAATGTGAAGGTCCAATCTACTGTCGGAAACAAAATCATAATACAGCTTAAGCTGGAAAGTGACATTTCTCCAGACAACAAAGCTGGCAACATAAGTGTCAAAGCTtctgaagaacaagaaaaaattgacaaaaagaagcaagagaaatgtGAAGATCAGAAATCCTATGCAGCAGCAGTGAAAGAAGCCACAGCAAAATCGCCCATTCAGAAGAAAAGAGCCGATGAGACATCCAGTGCAAGTAAGGATCTTGATTCGCTGGAAAGCAATGCAGATCAAAGCATGGCCAAAGAAAGTGTAGACAAGGTCGTAGTGAATAAAATGGATGCATGTTTAGCAAAGGTAGATGCAAGTTTAGCTTGGGTAGATGCTAGACTGACAAGAGATGGTCACAAAACTTCCACCGAAAATTTACCACAAAAAGACGTTGACAAGGATAAGGTTACCTATGCTGGCATTGTCAAAAGTGGAGCTAAAATCAATATTCCTCAACTGATAGACAAGAAAACGATACAGCCCAACTCCTCCTGA
- the LOC125037231 gene encoding muscle M-line assembly protein unc-89-like produces the protein MDVKNTSSSAIPPSQPKETQEARNRSKTFANEQKSQTSPPKDTLDALKESQTKGKTPTTKVTEQQNTRTREITQEPVSQSKAEASQVTRCVRPVIKEGKETTKEETNEISNKREEPVSENVPRRREGRTEDSTRQKSPSSDKEKQDSIPDKRQRRREESRTEHKEEQQKSSPADASEGKPSPISQGELRRRRRGESRQENEMQQRLSPTNSDITEASPRTSEVRRRPESRSEGKPQQMLSSTDLNKTQTTSGVRRRSESRKGEIPSPTDINLSEESPKTYEVRRRSRTEAKTHDDSSKEPSLTNAQGEINFIDDPPTPQVVRRRRPDTASTDSSKESKPAGHESQDVPSRRGSDEVSSPERSSPELESALPGLASSKTLWRCSTYETMSLSDYDNLAFMIRKSRSAPACPDRRRRRKKQDLSGSIESLDQAKGETPAAESSTGVSPGSESPQTDESHSKQGERSPGSPPKANTGTTTTKSKTTTTPPCTTPPPPTPTRDNSQRRPSSRTQPTMHESPPCKAEVPEVPSPRQSPEPSKVVRSRSVTNSSRRSRDRDSPAAPPRTRDQTLPKQSVDTQVADHRAEQSSSSSTNAVQTSTNTALLYDPDNKERRKIDSPATQARPSQVPPVQQGSGKARDSKPQSEKHKELSSSLAGKTDHVRKSSSCSLS, from the exons ATGGATGTGAAGAACACCAGTTCATCTGCTATACCTCCGTCTCAACCCAAAGAAACACAAGAAGCACGTAACAGGTCAAAAACATTTGCAAATGAACAGAAATCTCAGACTTCACCTCCAAAGGACACCCTAGATGCACTCAAGGAATCTCAAACCAAAGGCAAAACCCCTACAACAAAAGTCACTGAGCAACAGAACACCAGGACGAGAGAAATTACACAAGAGCCAGTAAGCCAATCCAAAGCCGAGGCATCACAAGTCACAAGATGCGTTAGACCAGTGATAAAGGAAGGCAAGGAAACCACAAAGGAAGAGACCAATGAAATTTCAAACAAGAGAGAAGAACCTGTTTCTGAGAATGTTCCAAGGAGGCGTGAAGGGAGGACAGAAGACAGTACAAGACAAAAGAGTCCTTCATCAGATAAGGAAAAACAAGATTCTATTCCAGataaaagacaaaggagaagagaagagagcagaacaGAACATAAGGAGGAACAGCAGAAATCCAGTCCAGCAGATGCTTCAGAGGGTAAACCGTCTCCTATATCACAAGGTGAACtcagacggaggagaagaggagaaagcagacaagaaaatgaaatgcagcaaaggTTAAGTCCAACAAACAGTGATATAACAGAGGCCTCTCCTAGGACAAGTGAAGTGCGTAGGAGACCAGAAAGCAGAAGTGAAGGCAAGCCACAACAGATGCTGAGTTCAACAGACCTTAACAAAACTCAAACAACCAGTGGGGTTAGACGGAGATCAGAaagcagaaaaggagaaatacCCAGCCCAACAGACATTAATCTGTCAGAAGAGTCCCCTAAAACGTACGAAGTTCGGCGTCGGTCAAGAACGGAGGCAAAGACACATGATGATTCATCAAAAGAGCCGTCTTTGACGAATGCTCAAGGGGAAATCAACTTCATCGACGACCCACCGACGCCACAAGTGGTCAGACGACGGAGGCCAGATACCGCGTCCACAGACTCATCCAAGGAGAGCAAACCTGCAGGCCATGAGTCCCAAGACGTGCCTTCAAGACGGGGTAGCGACGAAGTCAGTTCCCCGGAGAGATCCTCCCCCGAGCTCGAAAGTGCTCTCCCAGGTCTTGCTTCCAGTAAGACACTCTGGAGATGTAGTACTTATGAGACGATGAGTCTTAGTGACTATGACAACCTCGCCTTTATGATCCGCAAATCGCGGAGTGCCCCGGCGTGCCCGGAtcgaaggcgaaggaggaagaagcaagaCCTTTCGGGGAGCATCGAGTCTTTGGATCAAGCCAAAGGGGAGACTCCGGCAGCTGAGTCTTCGACTGGAGTTTCCCCTGGGAGTGAGTCCCCCCAGACCGACGAGTCTCACAGCAAACAAGGCGAGAGATCCCCTGGTTCCCCACCCAAGGCGAACACtggaacaaccacaacaaaatcaAAGACAACAACCACACCCCCAtgcaccacccccccacccccaacgccCACACGAGACAATTCCCAGAGGAGGCCGTCGAGCCGCACACAGCCAACCATGCATGAGTCTCCTCCTTGCAAAGCCGAAGTACCTGAAGTCCCTTCACCGAGACAGTCGCCAGAGCCCTCTAAGGTAGTAAGGTCTCGTAGTGTCACTAACAGTAGCCGAAGGAGCCGTGACCGGGACTCACCTGCTGCTCCGCCTCGAACTAGAGACCAAACATTGCCAAAACAGTCTGTAGATACTCAAGTTGCTGACCATAGAGCAGAGCAGAGTTCTTCATCTTCCACTAACGCAGTTCAAACGTCAACTAACACCGCTTTGTTATACGATCCAGATAACAAAGAACGCCGTAAAATAGACTCACCAGCAACTCAAGCCAGGCCAAGCCAAGTGCCGCCTGTCCAACAAGGTTCCGGGAAGGCCAGGGACTCCAAGCCTCAGAGTGAGAAGCATAAAGAG TTGTCTTCTTCGCTGGCTGGGAAGACTGACCACGTGAGAAAATCCTCCTCCTGCAGTCTGAGTTGA